Proteins encoded in a region of the Chlorogloeopsis sp. ULAP01 genome:
- a CDS encoding Hsp20/alpha crystallin family protein yields MSLIHWQPLREINALRQQMNSLFDEWIHGERTTSLLPTSNLAWVPAIELKQTDTDIILKAEIPGIEAKDLDVEVSTDAVLIAGEYQREKREPDKGFIRSEFRYGQFQRVVPLPVAIQSDRVKAEFKNGVLTLTLPKVEAAKRNVVKLDLTTQQAARQAMTKERQHQEHLQDTMHARTLEELAKQTSNSIKEEARESLAEERHYKQHLQDTMHTRAATEVSTPDK; encoded by the coding sequence ATGTCTTTAATTCATTGGCAACCTTTAAGAGAAATTAATGCTCTACGGCAACAAATGAATAGTCTGTTTGATGAGTGGATACATGGTGAGCGTACAACAAGCTTGTTGCCAACATCAAATTTGGCTTGGGTTCCGGCAATTGAACTCAAACAAACCGACACAGACATTATCCTCAAAGCCGAAATTCCAGGTATTGAAGCTAAAGATTTAGATGTAGAAGTTAGCACAGATGCAGTGTTAATTGCTGGAGAATACCAAAGAGAAAAACGCGAACCAGACAAAGGGTTTATTCGCTCTGAATTTCGCTATGGGCAGTTTCAGCGAGTAGTACCTTTGCCCGTAGCAATACAAAGCGATCGCGTCAAAGCAGAATTTAAGAATGGTGTTCTCACACTTACCCTTCCCAAAGTTGAGGCAGCCAAACGCAACGTAGTAAAACTCGATCTCACTACGCAACAAGCAGCGCGTCAAGCAATGACTAAAGAGCGGCAACACCAAGAACACTTGCAAGATACAATGCACGCTCGCACATTAGAAGAATTAGCAAAACAAACTAGTAATAGTATTAAAGAAGAAGCTAGAGAATCCTTGGCTGAAGAACGCCACTACAAACAACACTTGCAAGATACAATGCACACTCGTGCAGCAACTGAAGTAAGTACACCTGATAAATAG
- a CDS encoding helix-turn-helix transcriptional regulator, with protein sequence MALKVKRLSPEQPSIGKLVRELRQAMNLSQEKFAQELGMTFPTINRWENGHATPSPLALKQIDILLRQLGDRGEALRTKYFPEGKSKS encoded by the coding sequence ATGGCTTTGAAGGTAAAGCGGCTCAGTCCAGAACAACCGTCAATCGGCAAACTAGTTCGAGAACTACGGCAAGCAATGAACTTATCTCAGGAAAAGTTTGCCCAGGAATTAGGAATGACTTTCCCCACGATTAATCGCTGGGAGAATGGACACGCTACACCTTCTCCTCTAGCACTGAAGCAAATTGACATTTTGCTAAGACAGTTAGGTGATCGCGGCGAGGCATTGCGAACAAAATATTTTCCAGAAGGCAAGTCAAAATCATGA
- a CDS encoding response regulator — MKILLIEDDPSVAQFLANALTAYRYTVDTAADGQLGLELANQGEYGAILLDLMVPKIDGLSLCRHLRRQGCQTPILILTAKDSDEDIVTGLDAGADVYVTKPCEPSQLIARIRALLRRQGSAVSSPVLKWGALCLDPGLIQVTYQQQIITLSPKEYSLLELFLRHPQRIFSRSAIIDHLWSIDESPTDAAVTNLIKDLRRRLKSAGIMEDVIETVYRLGYRLRVPPLGDKKQNEEKVDWTQQQENYLRQEGLVLFDEALQDFQASLEKRLEVLDRAKTLLQLNHLDSSEREQVVEEAHRLAGGLGTFGYIRGSELARSLEHLFVEETLHGEQLHTQFSYLLEELKQEIAKPPTYSTSNTNTPQTGSTPLVLVIDDDNSFLEALRQEAKNRGFRVDVASRQVNDWHWEVQQPPSVIVLSLHSTSMQENELSVLQNLKSQFPATPVLVLAKQDRLDERVTLARFRNVRYLLKPTIAEDLFKTITKILAQNTISDAKVMVVDDDPIVLKTLTALLQPCGLQVTTVPHPEMFWHILKFTDPDVLLLDLKMPTFDGIDLCRVVRQDSAYADLPIVVVTAHTDIDSIQQALAAGADDFLCKPIVGSDLVTRVINRIERSRSFAGGNSRSHQQQLKLPQDEPQTLQSEVNTDSLTKVASGQYFYEFLAQVWQRLSREQAPLSLILCDVDNFTSYNDSHGFQAGNFCLQQIANAVKECINPNSDLVARYGGDKFAIVLPNSSPNAALQIVEQIQHRVANLQIPHNSSNPTRQFAVSLGVTSTIPTQEKSLQNAIAIATQALYAAKSRGGNTYCLYPS, encoded by the coding sequence ATGAAAATCTTATTAATTGAAGATGATCCATCTGTAGCTCAATTTCTTGCCAATGCGCTGACTGCCTATCGGTATACTGTAGATACCGCAGCAGACGGTCAGTTGGGCTTGGAGTTAGCTAATCAAGGAGAGTATGGTGCCATCTTACTTGACCTCATGGTTCCTAAGATAGATGGACTCAGCCTATGCCGTCATTTACGCCGTCAGGGATGTCAGACTCCAATCTTGATCCTGACAGCGAAAGACTCAGATGAAGATATTGTAACTGGACTGGATGCTGGTGCGGACGTTTATGTGACAAAGCCTTGTGAGCCTTCTCAGTTGATAGCACGAATTCGTGCTTTGTTGCGCCGTCAGGGAAGTGCTGTCTCATCTCCAGTTTTAAAATGGGGAGCATTGTGTCTCGATCCAGGTTTGATTCAAGTAACTTATCAGCAACAAATCATTACTCTTAGCCCTAAAGAATATAGTTTACTAGAGCTATTTTTACGCCATCCTCAACGCATTTTTAGCCGTAGTGCCATTATCGATCATCTGTGGTCAATTGATGAATCACCCACTGATGCTGCTGTGACTAACTTGATTAAAGATTTGCGACGCAGGTTAAAATCGGCGGGCATTATGGAGGATGTGATTGAAACGGTGTATAGATTGGGATATCGGTTAAGAGTTCCACCACTAGGAGACAAAAAACAGAACGAAGAAAAGGTAGATTGGACACAGCAACAAGAAAATTACCTTAGACAAGAAGGTTTGGTTCTATTTGATGAAGCACTCCAAGATTTTCAAGCTTCCTTGGAGAAACGGCTTGAAGTTTTGGACAGAGCTAAGACATTGCTCCAACTAAATCATCTCGATTCCTCGGAACGAGAACAAGTCGTAGAAGAAGCACATCGATTGGCAGGTGGATTAGGAACATTTGGATATATCAGGGGATCGGAATTGGCGCGATCGCTTGAACATTTGTTTGTGGAAGAAACGCTTCATGGAGAGCAGCTTCATACCCAATTTAGTTACTTGTTGGAGGAACTAAAGCAAGAAATTGCCAAGCCACCAACTTATTCAACTTCAAATACTAATACTCCACAAACTGGTTCTACTCCATTGGTGTTAGTTATAGATGATGACAATTCCTTCCTAGAAGCATTACGACAAGAAGCAAAAAATCGAGGGTTTCGAGTCGATGTTGCTTCTCGGCAAGTAAATGATTGGCATTGGGAAGTACAACAGCCTCCAAGCGTCATTGTGTTGAGTCTTCACAGTACTTCTATGCAAGAAAATGAACTGTCTGTGCTCCAAAATCTGAAGTCGCAGTTCCCAGCAACACCAGTACTAGTACTTGCCAAGCAAGATCGTTTAGATGAGCGAGTTACTCTTGCTCGCTTTCGGAATGTTCGTTATCTTCTCAAACCAACAATAGCAGAAGATTTATTTAAGACGATCACGAAAATTCTGGCGCAAAATACAATTTCTGATGCCAAGGTGATGGTTGTTGACGACGATCCAATAGTGCTAAAAACACTCACTGCTCTGTTGCAACCCTGTGGGCTGCAAGTCACAACTGTTCCTCATCCAGAGATGTTTTGGCACATACTAAAATTTACAGATCCGGATGTATTGCTGTTAGACTTGAAGATGCCGACATTTGATGGTATAGACCTATGTCGTGTCGTGCGACAAGATTCTGCCTACGCAGATTTACCGATTGTGGTTGTAACTGCTCACACCGATATAGATTCAATACAGCAAGCATTGGCAGCAGGCGCTGATGATTTTCTTTGCAAACCAATTGTCGGTTCCGACTTAGTCACTCGCGTGATTAATCGGATTGAGCGATCACGTAGCTTTGCTGGAGGCAATTCGCGCTCACACCAACAACAGCTAAAACTTCCCCAAGATGAACCTCAGACATTGCAGAGTGAGGTAAACACAGATTCACTCACAAAGGTTGCCTCTGGACAATATTTTTATGAATTTCTCGCTCAGGTGTGGCAACGTCTGAGCCGCGAGCAAGCCCCTCTTTCCCTGATTTTATGCGATGTAGATAACTTTACATCCTATAACGATAGTCACGGTTTTCAAGCAGGAAATTTTTGCTTGCAGCAAATTGCCAACGCAGTCAAAGAATGCATTAACCCCAATAGCGATCTCGTAGCTCGATATGGGGGGGATAAATTTGCCATTGTTTTACCAAATTCTAGCCCCAACGCTGCATTACAGATTGTAGAGCAGATTCAACATAGAGTTGCTAATCTACAGATTCCTCACAATTCATCAAATCCAACTCGTCAGTTTGCTGTGAGTTTAGGTGTCACCAGTACCATACCAACACAAGAAAAATCTCTCCAAAATGCAATTGCGATCGCCACTCAAGCACTGTATGCTGCCAAATCAAGAGGAGGCAATACTTACTGCTTGTATCCATCATGA
- a CDS encoding GerMN domain-containing protein, with product MKTQHIHLIHQEAIVGFALLLLAAVGGGAWWVWQTTTPKSLKQTPIPSRVEKPPVATVPPTVIPYQTQQPAIVTVPPTAIPYQTRKPSVMTVPPTVIPHQTQKPPVATVPPTVIPTPLTTSTPKINQQVTQLQAQTYWLQATDEQIRLVPQEVALKPEDSSEVALKTAFDNLFTSSKTSNLTTTIPAGTRLLDLQVTKTGIYVNLSKEFTQGGGSTSMIGRVAQVLYTATSIEPEAKVYLLVEGRLLDEENPLGGEGIILTEPLTRQQFAQDFAIQA from the coding sequence ATGAAAACCCAACATATTCATTTAATTCATCAAGAGGCTATTGTTGGTTTTGCACTACTCCTGCTAGCTGCTGTGGGAGGAGGTGCGTGGTGGGTATGGCAAACTACAACACCTAAATCACTAAAGCAAACACCTATTCCTTCAAGAGTAGAAAAACCTCCAGTAGCAACGGTACCACCAACAGTAATTCCTTACCAAACACAACAACCAGCTATTGTAACGGTACCACCAACTGCAATTCCTTACCAAACCCGAAAACCATCTGTGATGACGGTACCACCAACAGTAATTCCTCACCAAACCCAAAAACCACCTGTTGCAACGGTACCACCAACAGTAATTCCTACGCCATTAACGACATCAACGCCAAAAATTAACCAGCAAGTTACACAACTACAAGCACAAACTTACTGGCTGCAAGCGACAGATGAGCAAATTCGTTTAGTACCACAAGAGGTTGCCCTTAAGCCAGAAGATTCCTCAGAAGTTGCCCTTAAAACCGCATTTGACAATCTTTTTACCAGTTCTAAAACTTCTAACTTGACTACTACAATTCCTGCTGGTACTCGATTACTTGATTTGCAAGTTACCAAAACAGGAATTTATGTGAACCTTTCAAAAGAGTTTACTCAAGGAGGAGGCAGTACTTCCATGATCGGTAGGGTGGCGCAGGTACTTTATACCGCCACTAGTATCGAGCCTGAAGCCAAAGTATATCTTCTCGTAGAAGGGCGACTCCTAGATGAGGAGAATCCTTTGGGTGGTGAAGGAATAATATTAACAGAACCTCTGACGCGACAGCAGTTTGCTCAAGATTTTGCCATTCAAGCATAA
- a CDS encoding response regulator, with amino-acid sequence MSKRILVVDDEKDIRRVVQISLEKIAGWQAIMAESGQEGLLKVKTESLDAILLDVSMPDMDGFQFFEQLQADTATKSIPVVLLTAKVLPSDRQRFEQMGVAGVITKPFDPMTVWSRVAEILGW; translated from the coding sequence ATGAGTAAACGTATTCTTGTTGTAGATGACGAAAAAGATATCCGCAGAGTTGTTCAAATTTCCCTAGAAAAGATTGCTGGCTGGCAAGCAATCATGGCTGAATCGGGGCAAGAAGGATTGCTCAAAGTTAAAACTGAAAGCCTAGATGCGATTCTTTTAGATGTGTCGATGCCCGATATGGACGGGTTTCAGTTTTTTGAACAGCTTCAGGCTGATACCGCGACAAAGTCAATACCTGTGGTACTGCTAACAGCAAAAGTACTACCCAGCGATCGCCAACGCTTTGAACAAATGGGAGTTGCGGGTGTGATTACAAAACCATTTGATCCCATGACAGTATGGAGTCGGGTAGCAGAGATTCTAGGCTGGTGA
- a CDS encoding PAS domain S-box protein yields the protein MTESSNSFQRLQEYFAKIPLCVLIVVPFVLQLLATVGVIGYLCYAAWQRSTQKVANQVMKEVGDRVQHYLSDYLETPQLINRLNANAIGLNQLDINNPTSLERHFLQQIQTFDSVNRIRFSNSQGGQVSAGNDKRGLSVAFTDNFAKGTLYVYGVDRKGNRTKQLVYQQNYDPSQRPFYQNAVKAGKPIWTPIYGYIPASEGLGIAASYPLYDQANRLQGVLSTDIKLTKINKFLSSLNLFTQGEVLILERSGLIVASSTSELPFFISANNKQTRRLKASESQEPLIRSTAQHLLSYFGDLTKIEAPKQLQFEIQGERLFLQVNPFRDRFDLDWLIVTVLPESDLMIDIDSNNQRILFLSGFTLVLAIGTGIVTACWIARPIRRLQNAAQAITRGDLDHPIATDGVGEVAQLAQAFRLMSNQLDSSFQALKASEHKFATLLSNVPIGISVFDAQENPILINKVGEEILGRGLVSDIRLAQHPEVYQIYVAGTNQLYPAEQLPATRGLQGETALIDDIEIVVNGRRIPLEVHTIPVFDDSGNVAYAINAFQDITERRQAEKLRSDYERELKRWVDEKTAALRQSEERFRLALNQAPDVFVIYDRDRRYLYVNEKARERTGWTLDRFIGYRDEDLFAPELTAHYLPILQKTISTKKLQTGEFTVRLPKQKPATFIVKYVPLLDEQGEIQQILGITFDISDRKRIEEFLRQSETRLTMAQRVAQVGSWEFDLENQNITWSEETFYHWGFDSTQGEPSYTELLQRVYPEDREILNQFFEQTIAQGIPFILDLRIVRPDGSIRYLDYRGEPLCDAQGRVIKLIGTSIDISDRKWTEEALRQSEALNRAIVNALPDLIIRMHRDGTYLDVKPTTAFLSSASPLVVGQNVRVILSPQVAQQRMAAIENALQTGEIQIYEFPFVVQGNSLWQEVRVTPLDADEVLVVIRDLTERKKAEEAVRLQAEREHLLRGITQRIRQSLDLEQILGTTVNEVLQTLQSDRALIFRLCEDGSGQVIQEAVLPEYPVTESMLLADNCFPEECYEYYCQGQPRVVNDVFAEDFSSCLVEFMREIGVKSKIVAPIVQTTENSSTKIWGLLIVHACSQHRQWQQSEAEFLQQISNQLAIAIQQSQLYQQTRQQAQREQTLNRLVQAIRNSLDLDTIFATTVSEMGWLLQVMRVNIMQYLPGRGVWLSVADYVQDSSLGNTIGLEIPDTTNPIATKLKQFEIVQLFIDAPISEDEIAQTYQGACLKYQGACLIVPLKVEQQIWGSLTLVKDPPSAWQQFEVDLTIAVTDQLAIAIQQANFYNQLQIELSERRQAEEALRRSEERFRKAFDNAPIGMALVSLSGQFLKVNASLCEIVGYNEEEMLALSFGDITHPEDLEPDLESRRQILAGEIRVYQAEKRYIHSSGRIIQVLLKISLVRDQQRQPLYFIAQIQDVSDRYKVNRMKDEFISIVSHELRTPLTAIRGSLGILEMGVLDHEPEQAKELLQIALNNSDRLVRLVNDILDLERLESGKVKLVMEVCEVATLVRQATESVQTIADDADITLAVQFPNIQIWLAPDAIVQTLINLLSNAIKFSSAGNTVWLRVEQRTLDSEEGTNEITPLKSGGDQVDTQDKQRLADKVTELANSKENSEMIFSESVTSPPSPSPVLLFSVKDKGRGIPSDKLETIFERFQQVDVSDSRSKGGTGLGLAICKTIVQQHGGNIWVESIVGEGSTFYFTLPIIRK from the coding sequence ATGACCGAATCGTCAAATTCATTTCAACGCCTGCAAGAATATTTTGCCAAAATTCCGCTATGCGTACTAATCGTAGTGCCATTTGTATTGCAACTTTTAGCAACTGTCGGAGTCATTGGCTATCTTTGCTATGCAGCTTGGCAGCGCTCCACACAAAAAGTGGCAAACCAGGTAATGAAAGAAGTTGGCGATCGCGTACAGCACTATTTGAGTGATTATTTAGAAACTCCTCAACTCATTAATCGTCTTAACGCTAATGCTATCGGTTTAAATCAACTAGATATCAATAATCCCACAAGTTTAGAACGCCATTTTTTACAGCAAATTCAAACGTTTGATTCGGTAAATAGGATTCGTTTTAGCAATTCACAGGGCGGACAAGTTTCTGCTGGCAATGATAAACGCGGGCTTTCGGTTGCATTCACAGACAATTTTGCCAAAGGAACTCTTTATGTCTACGGAGTTGATCGCAAAGGCAATCGCACAAAACAACTTGTTTATCAACAAAATTATGATCCTAGTCAGCGACCATTCTATCAAAATGCGGTAAAAGCAGGTAAGCCGATATGGACTCCTATTTATGGCTATATTCCTGCTTCTGAGGGTTTAGGGATTGCCGCTAGCTATCCTCTCTACGATCAAGCAAATCGACTCCAAGGTGTTTTATCAACTGATATAAAGTTGACAAAAATAAATAAATTCCTAAGTAGTCTAAATCTTTTCACGCAAGGAGAGGTTTTGATTTTAGAGCGGTCTGGACTGATTGTAGCTTCTTCAACCTCCGAACTTCCTTTTTTTATAAGTGCCAATAACAAACAAACCAGACGACTCAAAGCAAGTGAAAGTCAAGAGCCACTAATTCGTTCTACAGCCCAACATTTGCTTTCCTATTTTGGTGACTTAACCAAGATAGAAGCACCAAAACAACTTCAGTTTGAGATCCAAGGTGAACGATTATTTCTCCAAGTCAACCCTTTTCGGGATCGATTTGATCTAGATTGGCTAATCGTAACAGTATTGCCAGAGTCCGATTTGATGATAGACATTGATAGTAACAACCAAAGAATACTGTTTTTGTCTGGATTTACTTTAGTATTAGCAATTGGTACAGGAATTGTCACAGCTTGCTGGATTGCTCGCCCAATTCGTCGTTTGCAAAATGCAGCCCAAGCTATTACTAGGGGGGATTTGGATCATCCGATCGCCACAGATGGAGTTGGTGAGGTTGCTCAATTAGCTCAAGCTTTCCGGCTGATGTCAAATCAGCTTGATAGTTCGTTTCAAGCACTAAAAGCCAGCGAGCACAAATTTGCAACCCTTTTGAGCAATGTTCCCATTGGAATTAGCGTTTTTGATGCCCAAGAAAATCCGATTCTGATTAATAAAGTTGGTGAAGAAATTCTCGGACGTGGCTTAGTGTCTGACATCCGGCTAGCTCAACATCCTGAAGTTTATCAGATTTACGTGGCAGGAACCAACCAACTTTACCCTGCCGAGCAATTACCAGCGACACGAGGATTGCAGGGAGAAACCGCATTGATCGATGATATTGAAATTGTCGTCAATGGCAGAAGAATACCGCTAGAAGTACACACCATTCCTGTCTTCGATGATAGTGGCAATGTAGCTTATGCTATCAATGCCTTCCAGGATATTACAGAACGACGTCAAGCTGAAAAACTGCGCTCAGACTACGAACGAGAACTAAAACGCTGGGTTGACGAAAAAACCGCAGCCTTGCGCCAGAGCGAAGAAAGATTCCGATTGGCGCTCAATCAAGCCCCCGATGTGTTTGTAATTTACGATCGCGATCGCCGTTATTTGTACGTCAATGAAAAAGCGCGAGAACGAACAGGATGGACACTTGATCGCTTTATTGGTTATCGAGACGAAGATTTGTTCGCACCTGAGTTGACTGCACATTATCTGCCGATTTTGCAAAAAACAATTTCGACAAAAAAATTGCAAACCGGAGAGTTTACCGTTAGGTTGCCGAAGCAAAAGCCTGCCACATTTATTGTCAAATACGTACCTTTACTGGATGAACAAGGCGAAATTCAACAAATATTAGGAATTACTTTTGATATTAGCGATCGCAAGCGGATTGAAGAATTTTTACGCCAAAGCGAAACTCGCTTGACAATGGCTCAACGTGTTGCCCAAGTAGGCAGTTGGGAATTTGATCTAGAAAACCAAAATATTACTTGGTCAGAAGAAACATTCTATCATTGGGGATTCGATTCAACTCAAGGCGAACCAAGTTATACCGAACTGTTGCAAAGAGTTTACCCTGAGGATCGAGAAATTCTTAACCAATTTTTTGAACAGACGATCGCTCAGGGAATTCCCTTTATTCTAGATTTACGAATCGTGCGCCCAGATGGTTCAATTCGCTACCTGGATTATCGAGGTGAGCCTTTATGTGATGCTCAAGGACGAGTTATTAAGCTAATTGGTACATCAATAGATATTAGCGATCGCAAATGGACAGAAGAAGCCCTACGCCAAAGCGAAGCCCTGAATCGAGCGATCGTCAATGCGCTACCCGATTTGATTATTCGGATGCATCGGGATGGAACTTATTTAGATGTCAAGCCAACAACTGCATTTCTCAGCTCTGCCTCACCCCTAGTAGTAGGGCAAAATGTGAGAGTCATTCTTTCTCCTCAAGTAGCACAACAAAGAATGGCTGCCATAGAAAATGCCCTGCAAACAGGAGAAATTCAAATTTATGAGTTTCCATTTGTCGTTCAAGGAAATTCTCTCTGGCAAGAAGTACGAGTAACGCCGCTCGATGCCGATGAAGTTTTGGTGGTAATTCGCGATCTCACAGAGCGCAAAAAAGCTGAAGAAGCAGTACGACTACAAGCTGAACGCGAACATTTACTCAGAGGAATTACTCAACGCATCCGTCAATCACTCGATCTCGAACAAATTTTAGGCACAACAGTGAATGAAGTGCTGCAAACACTCCAGTCTGATCGGGCATTGATTTTCCGCCTCTGTGAAGATGGTTCAGGGCAAGTAATTCAAGAGGCTGTACTTCCAGAATACCCAGTTACTGAGTCAATGCTTTTGGCTGATAATTGTTTTCCTGAAGAATGCTATGAGTATTATTGCCAAGGGCAACCTCGCGTTGTTAATGATGTGTTTGCAGAAGACTTTAGCTCCTGTCTTGTAGAATTTATGCGAGAAATTGGAGTTAAATCTAAAATAGTTGCGCCTATTGTGCAAACAACAGAAAACTCATCAACTAAAATTTGGGGACTTTTGATTGTTCATGCCTGCTCTCAACATCGTCAGTGGCAACAATCAGAAGCAGAATTTTTGCAACAAATTAGTAATCAATTGGCAATTGCAATACAGCAAAGTCAGCTATATCAGCAGACTCGCCAGCAAGCTCAACGAGAACAAACGCTTAATCGGCTAGTACAAGCAATTCGCAATTCTCTAGATTTGGACACGATTTTTGCAACTACAGTCTCGGAGATGGGTTGGCTTTTACAAGTGATGCGAGTAAATATTATGCAGTATCTACCAGGGCGCGGTGTTTGGCTGAGTGTAGCAGATTATGTCCAAGATTCAAGCTTAGGAAATACTATCGGGTTAGAAATTCCTGACACAACTAACCCTATAGCAACAAAACTCAAGCAGTTTGAGATTGTACAACTTTTTATTGATGCTCCAATTTCAGAAGATGAAATTGCCCAAACATATCAAGGAGCTTGTTTAAAATATCAAGGAGCCTGTTTGATAGTTCCCCTCAAAGTTGAACAGCAAATCTGGGGAAGCCTGACATTAGTTAAAGATCCGCCTTCTGCTTGGCAACAGTTTGAAGTGGATTTGACAATTGCAGTCACAGATCAACTGGCGATCGCAATTCAGCAAGCTAACTTTTACAATCAGTTACAAATTGAGCTGAGTGAGCGCCGACAAGCAGAGGAAGCATTGCGTCGTAGCGAAGAACGATTCCGCAAAGCATTTGACAATGCACCAATCGGTATGGCATTAGTGTCACTGAGCGGACAGTTCCTCAAAGTCAACGCCTCCCTGTGCGAAATTGTTGGATACAACGAAGAAGAAATGCTCGCACTCTCTTTTGGTGATATCACTCATCCTGAGGATCTCGAACCAGATCTCGAAAGCCGACGACAAATCTTAGCAGGTGAAATTCGTGTCTATCAAGCAGAAAAACGGTATATACACTCATCAGGCAGAATCATCCAGGTTCTTTTAAAAATCTCCCTTGTGAGAGATCAACAAAGGCAACCGCTTTATTTTATTGCCCAAATTCAAGACGTTAGCGATCGCTACAAAGTTAATCGCATGAAAGATGAGTTCATCTCCATCGTCTCTCACGAACTCCGTACTCCCTTAACGGCAATTCGCGGCTCTCTAGGAATTTTAGAAATGGGCGTTTTAGATCATGAACCTGAGCAAGCCAAAGAACTGTTGCAAATTGCCCTTAACAATAGCGATCGCCTAGTGCGTCTTGTCAACGATATCCTCGATTTGGAACGGCTGGAGTCGGGTAAAGTCAAACTTGTAATGGAAGTATGCGAAGTTGCTACTTTGGTGAGGCAGGCAACAGAATCAGTACAGACAATAGCCGATGACGCCGACATCACACTTGCTGTACAATTTCCCAATATCCAAATCTGGTTAGCTCCTGATGCGATCGTGCAAACCTTGATCAATTTGTTAAGCAATGCCATTAAATTCTCGTCTGCTGGTAATACTGTTTGGTTAAGGGTGGAACAGAGAACTTTGGATTCTGAGGAGGGAACAAATGAAATTACTCCGCTCAAAAGCGGTGGTGATCAGGTAGACACACAAGACAAACAAAGACTTGCCGACAAAGTAACAGAACTGGCAAACTCGAAGGAAAACAGTGAGATGATTTTCTCTGAGTCTGTGACTTCTCCACCCTCTCCATCTCCTGTACTTCTATTTTCCGTCAAAGACAAAGGACGTGGTATTCCCTCAGATAAGCTCGAAACTATTTTTGAACGTTTCCAGCAGGTGGATGTCTCCGATTCGCGTTCCAAAGGAGGAACGGGACTAGGATTAGCTATCTGCAAAACCATTGTCCAACAACATGGTGGAAACATTTGGGTAGAAAGCATTGTGGGAGAAGGAAGCACATTTTATTTCACATTGCCAATTATTAGAAAATAG